One region of uncultured Fibrobacter sp. genomic DNA includes:
- a CDS encoding fibrobacter succinogenes major paralogous domain-containing protein: MKKYLDLSSWSRKAAIGSMLIVAFAVVGCDDSSSASAGQNDEPAVESSSSSSGKAGEPAEPAEEASSSSEKAKSSSSDENSQSSSSSSTNVRSSSSETESSSSSVSELSSSSLNDFDWNEPKETYLNPEIEYDTIIDSRDGKVYKMVTIGDQVWMAENLNFDPGQGGSGDAKYEWSWCYDNEPRNCDVAGRLYTWAAAIDSVKLANDAENPQECGYGKNCNLPAKVQGVCPPDWHLPTQAEWNTLFLSVGGQYQSTAGKALKSQSGWFVINSGNYFFSGNGTDEFGFCALPVGWEDREGFHDASHFAEFWSSTESTDRDWAYNACVKNYEDEAYVDLPTRKDVGTSVRCVKD, encoded by the coding sequence ATGAAGAAGTATCTTGATCTGTCATCCTGGAGCCGCAAGGCGGCGATAGGATCCATGCTGATAGTGGCGTTTGCTGTTGTCGGGTGCGATGACAGTTCTTCAGCGTCTGCTGGGCAGAATGATGAACCGGCTGTTGAATCGTCTTCTTCGAGTAGTGGCAAGGCTGGTGAGCCTGCCGAACCAGCCGAAGAGGCTTCATCCAGTAGTGAAAAGGCGAAGTCTTCGTCTTCTGATGAGAATTCGCAGTCGTCCAGCAGCAGCTCTACTAATGTGCGGTCTAGCTCTAGTGAAACTGAATCAAGTTCTAGCAGTGTAAGTGAGTTGTCTTCAAGCTCTTTGAACGACTTTGATTGGAACGAGCCCAAAGAAACTTACTTGAATCCGGAAATAGAGTATGATACTATAATAGACTCTCGCGACGGCAAGGTTTACAAGATGGTGACTATCGGTGATCAGGTATGGATGGCGGAAAACTTGAACTTTGACCCTGGTCAGGGAGGTTCCGGCGATGCAAAATACGAATGGTCCTGGTGCTACGATAATGAGCCCAGGAACTGCGACGTGGCTGGGCGCCTTTACACTTGGGCGGCAGCAATTGATTCGGTGAAGTTGGCGAATGATGCGGAAAACCCGCAGGAGTGCGGCTATGGCAAGAACTGTAACCTGCCTGCAAAGGTACAGGGTGTTTGCCCGCCGGATTGGCACCTGCCAACTCAAGCGGAGTGGAATACCCTGTTTTTGTCGGTGGGCGGTCAATATCAATCTACTGCGGGCAAGGCTCTCAAATCGCAGAGTGGCTGGTTTGTTATCAATTCGGGTAACTATTTTTTCAGCGGGAATGGTACGGATGAGTTTGGTTTTTGCGCTTTGCCTGTCGGTTGGGAGGACCGTGAAGGATTCCACGATGCAAGCCACTTTGCGGAATTCTGGAGTTCTACGGAGAGTACTGATCGTGACTGGGCGTATAATGCGTGCGTGAAAAACTACGAAGACGAAGCGTACGTAGATTTGCCTACCCGCAAGGATGTGGGAACTTCGGTTCGTTGTGTAAAGGACTAG